The stretch of DNA CTTCAGCGAGGTAGAGCGGGTTTTCGTAGCGCATGTCTATCACGCCGGTTCCCACCTCAATGCGCTTGGTACTGCCGGCCACTGCACCGAGCAAGGGCATGGGCGCAGATGCCTGGGGTACGAAGTGATGCACTCGGAAAGAGGCGGTATTGACGCCGATTTCGTCGGCGGCTTGTGCGAGTTCGATGTGGATCCGGGCCATTTCGGTGGCGTCGGGGCCAGGTTGGGCAGGGGAAAGTGAGTAGTGGCCGAAGCTGAGGAAACCAAATGCCTTCATGAGGCCATCCTACACCCGCATGGTTGACACATCAACAACTAAACTTGAGTACGGTGATATCAAGTAGTGGTGTGTGATAAATCACAGCGCAAATTGCAGTTGAGTGGAACAGACTCAACCTTTTGCTCGTTGAGCTAGATAGAAAGAGAGGACACACCGCATGAATTCATTTAACCCAACCACTAAAACCCAGGAGGCGCTGCAGGGTGCCCTGCAGAACGCGTCCAAGAACGGCAACCCGGACATTCGTCCAGCCCACCTACTTATCGCGATTCTCGAACAAGCCGATGGCATTGCCGCTCCCGTATTGCAGGCCACGGGAGCGGATCCTCGCGTCATCATTGGGGAAGCCGCTGCGATTGTGGCCAAGTACCCGTCGGCAAGCGGGGCAAATATGGCCAACCCACAGTTCAACCGCGATGCCCTCAACGCGCTCACCGCAGCTCAGGAATTAGCTGGCGAGCTTGGCGACGAGTTCGTCTCCACCGAAGTCTTGCTGGCCGCCATCGCGCGAGGCGAAGACGACGCCGCCAAGCTGCTGCATGCACGCGGGGCGACTTATGACACGATCAAGGCGGCATTTCAGTCGGTGCGCGGGTCGCAGAAGGTGACATCCCAAGACCCAGAGGGGCAGTTCCAAGCGCTGGAGAAGTACTCGACGGATCTGACCAAGCTCGCTCGAGAGGGCAAGATTGATCCAGTTATCGGACGTGATGAGGAGATTCGACGCGTCATTCAAGTGCTGAGCCGACGCACGAAGAATAACCCGGTGCTCATTGGTGAGCCAGGTGTCGGTAAGACCGCGATCGTGGAAGGACTAGCTCGACGCATCGTTGCCGGTGACGTGCCCGAATCGCTGCAGGGTAAGACTCTGATTAGCCTTGACCTCGGTTCGATGGTCGCCGGTGCCAAGTACCGTGGCGAGTTTGAAGAGCGCCTGAAGGCGGTTCTCGATGAAATCAAGGCGGCTGAAGGGCAGGTCATCACCTTTATCGACGAGCTGCACACCATCGTTGGTGCTGGCGCGAGCGGTGAATCCGCCATGGATGCCGGCAACATGATCAAGCCGCTGCTGGCACGAGGTGAGCTGCGCCTTGTCGGTGCCACCACGCTGGAGGAATACCGCAAGTACATCGAAAAGGATGCTGCCCTGGAGCGACGCTTCCAGCAGGTTTATGTCGGCGAGCCTTCAGTAGAAGACGCGATCGGCATTCTCCGTGGACTCAAGGAACGCTACGAGGTACACCACGGCGTACGGATCCAGGACTCGGCTCTGGTGGCTGCGGCCACGCTGTCCGATCGCTACATCACCTCGCGCTTCCTGCCCGACAAAGCTATTGACCTCGTTGACGAAGCCGCATCCCGGCTGCGCATGGAAATCGACTCCTCACCACAGGAAATCGACGCACTCGAGCGCGTTGTTCGTCGCCTCGAAGTCGAAGAAATGGCGCTGGAGAAAGAATCCGATGCCGCATCGAAGATGCGACTGGACAAGCTGCGCCAGGAGCTCGCCGATGAAAAGGAACGTCTTGGCGAACTCAAGGCGCGTTGGCAGAACGAAAAGGGATCCATCGACCGCGTGCGCACCGCCAAGGAGGAGCTGGAGCGCCTCCGTGGTGAATCCGAGCGCGCGGAACGCGACGGCGATCTCGGCCGCGTAGCGGAGCTGCGCTACGGCCGAATCCCAGAGCTCGAGAAGGAAGTGGCGGAAGCCGAATCGAAGGTCGAAACCTCGATGGTCACGGAGGAGGTCACCCCGGACACTATCGCGGATGTGGTTTCGGCGTGGACTGGAATTCCTGCCGGAAAGATGATGCAAGGCGAAACCGAGAAGCTGCTCAACATGGAAGCTGAGCTGGGCAAACGCGTGGTCGGCCAAAAGGAAGCCGTGGTTGCTGTTTCCGACGCCGTTCGACGCGCCCGCGCTGGTGTTGCCGATCCGAACCGACCCACCGGCTCCTTCCTCTTCCTTGGCCCAACAGGCGTCGGTAAGACGGAGCTAGCCAAGGCGCTGGCCGAGTTCCTGTTCGACGACGAACGCGCCATGGTCCGCATCGACATGTCCGAGTACGGCGAGAAGCACTCCGTGGCCCGACTCGTCGGTGCCCCTCCGGGATACGTCGGCTACGACCAGGGAGGACAGCTCACTGAGGCCGTGCGCCGCAGGCCGTACACCGTCGTGCTTTTCGACGAAGTGGAAAAAGCACACCCGGATGTCTTCGACGTCCTGCTGCAGGTTCTCGATGAAGGTCGCCTGACCGACGGACAGGGCCGGACCGTGGACTTCCGCAACACGATCCTGATCCTCACCTCGAACCTCGGGGCAGGTGGCACCCGCGAGCAGATGATGAATGCG from Corynebacterium epidermidicanis encodes:
- the clpB gene encoding ATP-dependent chaperone ClpB; the protein is MNSFNPTTKTQEALQGALQNASKNGNPDIRPAHLLIAILEQADGIAAPVLQATGADPRVIIGEAAAIVAKYPSASGANMANPQFNRDALNALTAAQELAGELGDEFVSTEVLLAAIARGEDDAAKLLHARGATYDTIKAAFQSVRGSQKVTSQDPEGQFQALEKYSTDLTKLAREGKIDPVIGRDEEIRRVIQVLSRRTKNNPVLIGEPGVGKTAIVEGLARRIVAGDVPESLQGKTLISLDLGSMVAGAKYRGEFEERLKAVLDEIKAAEGQVITFIDELHTIVGAGASGESAMDAGNMIKPLLARGELRLVGATTLEEYRKYIEKDAALERRFQQVYVGEPSVEDAIGILRGLKERYEVHHGVRIQDSALVAAATLSDRYITSRFLPDKAIDLVDEAASRLRMEIDSSPQEIDALERVVRRLEVEEMALEKESDAASKMRLDKLRQELADEKERLGELKARWQNEKGSIDRVRTAKEELERLRGESERAERDGDLGRVAELRYGRIPELEKEVAEAESKVETSMVTEEVTPDTIADVVSAWTGIPAGKMMQGETEKLLNMEAELGKRVVGQKEAVVAVSDAVRRARAGVADPNRPTGSFLFLGPTGVGKTELAKALAEFLFDDERAMVRIDMSEYGEKHSVARLVGAPPGYVGYDQGGQLTEAVRRRPYTVVLFDEVEKAHPDVFDVLLQVLDEGRLTDGQGRTVDFRNTILILTSNLGAGGTREQMMNAVKASFKPEFVNRLDDVVIFDALSEEQLTSIVDIQVAQLAARLAARRLTLRVSDSARLWLGERGYDPAYGARPLRRLIQQAIGDQLAKKLLAGSIVDGDTVHVDVADGGETLDLSS